The Glycine soja cultivar W05 chromosome 19, ASM419377v2, whole genome shotgun sequence genomic sequence CACTACCATGAATGCATCACCAGCCAAGACAGCAAACATGTTGGGTGAGGCATCAACCTTGAGCCACTCTCCATCTTTCAATTGAATTTCTAAGCCATTTAACTTCTGATTCAATATAGTTAGGAAGCCAGAATCTGTATGTGGATGCACTCCTAAGTTGGTCTCACCCCCCTTAGATGTTCTGTATTTGTAGCATCTAAGAATATAATCGGTTGATTCAAGCAAAGACTCAAATTTCTTATTGTCCAATTCATAGCTCTCAAACACCATTCTCTTAACAAGATAATCCAGTTCCACCACTTTCTTTGCATAGGAATTCACACTTtcactaaaaaagaaaacaaaaaaaaaagtgttatcaACAAATGCGATGCAACCGCGACCGGTATTTAAAACCTTACTATAAAGTGTATTCATAAGTTCAATAGTAAAATAGGAAAgggttaattaatttaataacctGAATTGGTCATTCCCTTGTGGCCACATAATATTTGTGTACTCGTGACAATCTTTATCATTCAACGGATTGGCGATGGCCATGGATTCATACAAAGGAATATCAGGGCGTTGCCCTGCATAGCTATAGATAGGTTTATCAGTGGTGTGTTGCATTTTGGTTTCTAATGGAAGATCAAAGAGTTGTTCCATTGCAGAGAAGACAGAGTCATAGAGCAGTGGATCAACCTTGTTGTAGAGTGCTAGAAATCCACCATGATCCTCTAATGCACCCCTCACAACATCACAAGCGGAAACCCATGTGTCAGTACCAGGTTTGAGGTTTTCATCACAGAAATCAACAACAGGTAGAGGAAGTTGACACTCTCTTTCTGACCCCATGATGCTACTTCCCAATTTTTGCTCCCTCGTTTTACCAAAAAGCTGTTTGGATTCTGATGCTGGAAAACTTGTGTATTTATATTTGATATGTGTTGTCATATAAGTTTATGTAGAATACACGTATCTGCATGAGACAATTCTGTTTGAATCACATCAGTCATTATGAGCGGTCAAATTTTCTTTctgattatttaaaataattgcaTATCTAATATTCAAATTCGAGCCACTTATTAAACTGGAACAATGAGAATAACCTTGTGCTAGTTAATTCATGTGATCGGTGCAGTGGTATACTTGTCTATGATTGAAGGTAGCAATGGTAAATTATTATTGTGATAATTTAGaagaatgttttaaaaattaagttaaaaaaaatgttgtgacAATTAGAGGAGAACTATTGGTAGATagatattgaattaaaaa encodes the following:
- the LOC114399417 gene encoding 2-oxoglutarate-dependent dioxygenase AOP2-like, translating into MGSERECQLPLPVVDFCDENLKPGTDTWVSACDVVRGALEDHGGFLALYNKVDPLLYDSVFSAMEQLFDLPLETKMQHTTDKPIYSYAGQRPDIPLYESMAIANPLNDKDCHEYTNIMWPQGNDQFSESVNSYAKKVVELDYLVKRMVFESYELDNKKFESLLESTDYILRCYKYRTSKGGETNLGVHPHTDSGFLTILNQKLNGLEIQLKDGEWLKVDASPNMFAVLAGDAFMVWSNDRIRGCVHQVFMNSKVDRYCLGLLSYAGKVMEPEEELVDEEHPLRYKPFDHYGYLRFFLTEEAVKSASRIKAYCGI